In Actinomycetota bacterium, the sequence GACCGGTTCGACACGGTCCTCGCCGCGGCACGGGCGGGGGCCGACTGGGCGTGGACGGAGTTGTACCACGACCTGGCGCCGGTCATCCTCGGCTACCTCCGGAGCCGCGGCGCGCACAGCCCCGAGGACGTCGCCGGCGAGGTCTTCCTGCAGGTCGTCCGCGACCTGCACCGCTTCGACGGGGACGAGAGCCGGTTCCGGTCCTGGGTGTTCACGATCGCTCACCACCGCCTGATCGATGCTGGACGCCGCCGGCGTCGACGGCCGTCCGACCCGGTCACCGACGAAGCCCTCGAGCGGGCGCTGCCCC encodes:
- a CDS encoding sigma-70 family RNA polymerase sigma factor, translating into MPLGDRFDTVLAAARAGADWAWTELYHDLAPVILGYLRSRGAHSPEDVAGEVFLQVVRDLHRFDGDESRFRSWVFTIAHHRLIDAGRRRRRRPSDPVTDEALERALPHNEGQEGLERVAEAELLEVLNDLTEDQRTVLLLRLFADLSIDDVAEMLGKRPGAVKALQHRAIGRLRRRLERHPYPAGPLERSPER